Proteins from one Penicillium digitatum chromosome 2, complete sequence genomic window:
- a CDS encoding GYF: MPTPLPSSFASAAAGNTQDPNRRGDGSTSGEWSRNRMNGATQTFRRPSVATTPSHHRESSQPVSASTLTAGGAYIPPHLSSNISSIARNGDARYSKDQLLELYKSQREEGTLSKNVEEYFVADWDPHTVSAPVNGAWGKRDDHKNNSAGPEVCWDHGGQVEPLGITGMTEDEREMFAASVNSPLKPPPTNAAKENVIPGTGGRKSSISYPQGHINNYTTTSSPTTGRPGPRRRETGESIGNPMSPTGSNSRFFRDEANTSTPPPALLRRKTDFREPNSKVDEKAKDGKEDPASPFGSVKRISTNPMNAGVSGPNSPWGSASHNANFSPMGAFGAFSLGSGSSSGTPTVEKKPGYGSLRGESRFKGLLSKDSSEDIASSAKEKPMGNLERLAENDSDGRSQSPWGDAVKTRVNRSGTNPFDEPRSGSAALGGSQDVEGPSQPDLGFGAFGMTSSIPGFRELMQSQENSRNPTPSLLQGHEPNSPTNTNPYQSPHGDRHGERIESEDVDTDGSDIQPAQHPGISGLRDPSNPFGSMRRVGSGMDLPSVDRSQNSSVNANRTFSGLGGLGGLSSLGGASTWSSGAAVGTPTRERSAFVGGFGDPIFGSMGDLQSPSLSTLGGGGLFSPHAGITGTGSIGRSSKLGALFSSMQDEQGRPDSVGFDGLDPSQGDKAGQASHPGSTPASQTPVSAVGSIPNLAGHDIPSNQTPGAGIPASQQRTMVMPDRMRWIYRDPQGNIQGPWTGLEMHDWFKAGFFSPDLQIKKLEDTEFEPLAQLVRRIGNSREPFLVPQIGLPHGPEPTVAQWTNTTAGSAQPPFPGSFPSFGTTLTAEQQNALERRKQEEQYLMARQKEHLAQQQAIMKQMAPPGAPSSSMNPPLQHQSSAHSLQSQPSFSSITSPVGYQPSPIQAPMQQQSQGLPGFFDGVAPRPGGLNVGPAMLGTDFGSQDQLPALLDRLNVSRQDPFAFGNAGSFSGRQPDNFLQSQQVSQMLQDRAQLQQEQENFDKAQEDDPFDQHAREERLRQFHALRAQEGEMGMRTAEGLPTHPAAASQQLEAEAAAEMEEAAQQLTDSVAGAEPLTLSQQVHKAASAQRQQQEHDHSHGTSESVWGNKVDHAMPQPFPPPPSASPLPAPTAQRNRQNVAESLATGSRSQTQTPVDAAPTSVAPWAKEANDLPKGPSLKEIQEAEARTAAQREEVAAAARRAHLLAEQERLSQAQAQAAPGLPSSANWASAGSPATPASAGSPWATKTQPAPTATAAKKTLAQIQKEEEARKNRAAAAAAAAAMAATPSPPIPSSVGKRYADLASKGPAPVAAASQGSSAWTTVGASGKVKGVVPTAPALGPRTASGTVPISPLIAKPRPATTTRTVTSGSTPQSNPNQAVEEFTKWATLALSKGLNSSINVDDFVQQLLFLPADAEIISDSVYANSQTLDGRRFSEEFIRRRKLADKGIVDPVSPSAFGEQKNGGGWSEVAKKGSAVTVAAAAQREEEAASSAFKVVAPRKKGKR, encoded by the exons ATGCCTACACCACTTCCATCGAGTTTCGCTTCGGCCGCTGCTGGCAACACCCAGGACCCCAATCGGAGGGGGGACGGTTCGACTAGCGGAGAATG GTCCCGCAACCGCATGAATGGAGCTACGCAGACCTTCCGCCGGCCTTCTGTTGCTACCACTCCCTCTCACCACCGGGAAAGTAGCCAGCCTGTATCTGCCTCGACACTCACGGCCGGTGGCGCGTACATCCCTCCACATCTGAGCTCAAATATTTCTAGCATTGCACGGAATGGGGATGCCCGGTACTCCAAGGATCAACTTCTAGAGCTGTATAAATCGCAGCGGGAGGAGGGGACCTTGAGTAAGAACGTGGAGGAATACTTCGTGGCCGATTGGGATCCCCACACTGTGTCAGCTCCCGTGAATGGAGCATGGGGGAAGCGGGATGACCACAAGAACAACTCTGCGGGGCCCGAGGTTTGCTGGGATCACGGCGGCCAAGTCGAACCCCTCGGAATCACGGGCATGACGGAGGACGAGAGAGAG ATGTTCGCCGCTTCAGTCAACTCCCCTCTGAAGCCACCTCCCACAAACGCCGCGAAGGAAAACGTCATCCCGGGAACTGGAGGTCGCAAGTCTTCGATCTCCTATCCTCAGGGCCATATCAATAACTAcaccaccacctcctccCCAACCACCGGTCGCCCAGGTCCCCGCCGCCGGGAAACGGGTGAATCGATTGGAAATCCCATGTCTCCTACCGGCTCCAACTCCCGATTTTTCCGCGATGAGGCCAACACTTCTACTCCTCCTCCGGCCCTGTTGCGCCGTAAAACTGATTTCCGAGAACCCAACTCGAAGGTGgatgagaaggccaaggatGGCAAGGAGGATCCTGCCTCTCCCTTTGGCTCTGTGAAGCGCATCTCCACTAATCCCATGAATGCGGGGGTTAGTGGACCGAACTCTCCCTGGGGCTCGGCCTCGCATAATGCTAATTTCTCTCCGATGGGTGCCTTTGGAGCTTTCTCCCTTGGTTCCGGGTCCAGCTCTGGCACTCCCACGGTCGAAAAGAAACCGGGATACGGAAGTCTTCGCGGAGAGAGTAGATTCAAAGGTTTGCTGTCCAAGGATAGCTCCGAAGACATTGCCAGCTCTGCCAAGGAGAAGCCCATGGGTAACCTTGAACGTCTCGCTGAAAATGACAGTGATGGACGTTCGCAGTCACCTTGGGGAGATGCCGTGAAGACTCGTGTGAACCGAAGCGGAACTAATCCGTTCGACGAGCCTCGCAGTGGTAGCGCTGCTCTTGGCGGGTCTCAGGATGTCGAAGGTCCCTCTCAACCTGATCTCGGGTTTGGTGCATTCGGCATGACCTCGAGCATTCCTGGATTCCGAGAGTTGATGCAAAGCCAGGAAAACTCGCGGAACCCAACTCCCAGCCTGCTCCAGGGCCACGAGCCAAATAGTCCAACCAACACCAATCCTTACCAGAGCCCGCATGGTGACCGTCATGGCGAACGTATAGAATCCGAAGATGTTGACACTGACGGATCGGATATCCAGCCGGCCCAGCATCCCGGAATCagcgggcttcgggatccCTCCAACCCCTTCGGCTCGATGAGACGAGTTGGCTCGGGAATGGACCTTCCCAGTGTGGACCGTAGCCAGAACTCCAGCGTTAATGCCAACCGCACTTTCTCTGGTCTCGGTGGTCTGGGTGGTCTGTCTTCCCTGGGCGGAGCCTCGACTTGGTCATCTGGTGCTGCTGTTGGCACGCCCACTCGTGAGCGTTCTGCGTTTGTTGGTGGTTTCGGCGACCCCATCTTCGGCTCTATGGGTGATCTTCAGTCCCCTAGCTTGTCAACCCTTGGTGGAGGCGGTCTATTTAGCCCCCACGCCGGTATCACTGGCACTGGAAGCATCGGCCGATCAAGCAAACTCGGCGCCCTCTTCTCTTCCATGCAGGATGAGCAAGGAAGGCCCGACTCTGTAGGTTTCGATGGACTCGACCCCTCGCAAGGCGACAAGGCGGGTCAGGCAAGCCATCCTGGTTCAACGCCTGCTTCGCAAACACCCGTCTCTGCCGTTGGCTCCATTCCAAATCTGGCTGGTCATGATATTCCTTCCAATCAAACTCCTGGTGCAGGAATCCCTGCTTCTCAGCAGCGTACCATGGTTATGCCGGATAGGATGCGTTGGATCTACCGGGATCCGCAAGGCAATATTCAGGGCCCGTGGACTGGGCTTGAGATGCATGATTGGTTCAAGGCGGGCTTCTTCAGCCCAGACTTGCAAATCAAGAAGCTTGAGGACACCGAATTCGAGCCGCTAGCTCAGCTAGTGAGGCGTATTGGGAACTCACGCGAGCCGTTCCTTGTGCCCCAGATTGGCCTTCCTCATGGCCCAGAACCGACCGTTGCCCAGTGGACTAACACGACCGCTGGATCTGCTCAGCCTCCCTTCCCGGGTAGTTTCCCAAGCTTTGGCACTACCTTGACAGCCGAGCAGCAGAATGCGCTTGAACGACGCAAGCAGGAAGAACAGTACCTGATGGCCCGACAGAAGGAGCACTTGGCTCAGCAGCAGGCCATTATGAAGCAGATGGCACCTCCTGGTGCCCCCTCATCCTCCATGAACCCTCCGCTGCAGCACCAGTCTAGCGCGCACAGCCTTCAAAGCCAGCCTAGCTTCTCGAGCATCACTTCACCCGTTGGTTACCAGCCATCCCCGATCCAGGCTCCCATGCAGCAGCAGTCCCAAGGCCTCCCTGGATTCTTCGACGGTGTTGCACCGAGACCGGGCGGTTTGAACGTGGGCCCCGCAATGCTGGGAACAGATTTCGGCAGCCAGGATCAACTCCCCGCTCTACTTGACCGCCTGAACGTCAGCCGCCAGGATCCATTTGCCTTTGGCAATGCTGGTTCGTTCTCTGGCCGCCAGCCCGATAACTTCCTGCAGTCCCAGCAGGTGTCTCAAATGCTTCAGGATCGTGCTCAGCTTCAGCAAGAGCAGGAAAACTTTGATAAGGCTCaggaggatgatccattTGATCAGCACGCTCGCGAGGAGCGTCTTCGTCAGTTCCATGCCCTTCGGGCCCAGGAAGGTGAGATGGGAATGCGCACCGCCGAAGGCCTGCCTACCCATCCTGCCGCTGCATCTCAGCAACTTGAAGCAGAGGCTGCGGCCGAGATGGAGGAGGCAGCTCAACAGTTGACCGACTCGGTTGCCGGTGCTGAGCCTCTTACTCTTTCTCAGCAAGTTCACAAGGCCGCTTCTGCTCAACGCCAGCAGCAGGAACATGACCACAGTCATGGCACTTCTGAATCGGTGTGGGGAAACAAGGTTGACCATGCCATGCCCCAACCATTCCCTCCCCCACCCTCCGCATCGCCTCTCCCTGCACCTACCGCCCAACGCAACCGCCAAAATGTCGCCGAGTCTCTGGCCACTGGGTCCCGCTCCCAGACTCAGACACCTGTTGACGCTGCACCCACTTCTGTTGCACCATGGGCCAAGGAGGCAAATGACTTGCCCAAGGGTCCCTCTCTCAAAGAGATCCAAGAAGCCGAGGCTCGAACTGCTGCTCAACGCGAGGAAGTCGCCGCTGCGGCACGCCGTGCCCATCTCCTTGCGGAGCAAGAGCGTCTCAGCCAAGCGCAAGCACAGGCTGCTCCTGGCCTTCCCTCGTCAGCCAACTGGGCTAGTGCTGGATCTCCGGCGACTCCTGCCTCGGCCGGTTCCCCTTGGGCCACCAAGACCCAGCCCGCACCCACCGCCACTGCCGCGAAGAAGACTCTGGCTCAGATtcagaaggaggaggaggccCGCAAGAACCGTgcggctgctgctgccgccgccgccgccatGGCTGCGACCCCAAGCCCTCCCATTCCCTCGTCTGTCGGCAAGCGTTATGCTGATCTTGCTAGCAAGGGTCCTGCTCCCGTCGCCGCCGCGAGTCAGGGCTCCAGTGCTTGGACTACCGTCGGTGCTAGTGGCAAAGTCAAGGGTGTTGTGCCAACTGCGCCGGCCCTCGGACCCCGCACAGCCAGTGGAACCGTCCCGATCTCGCCTCTGATTGCTAAGCCCCGCCCTGCGACCACTACCCGTACTGTGACCAGCGGCAGCACCCCGCAGTCCAACCCCAACCAGGCCGTGGAGGAGTTCACCAAGTGGGCTACTCTTGCTCTGAGCAAGGGGTTGAACAGCAGCATCAATG TCGACGATTTTGTTCAGCAATTGCTTTTCCTGCCCGCCGATGCCGAGATCATCTCCGACTCCGTCTACGCCAACTCCCAGACTCTGGACGGCCGCCGATTCTCAGAGGAATTCATCCGCCGCCGCAAGCTTGCCGATAAGGGCATTGTCGACCCAGTTTCGCCCAGTGCTTTCGGCGAGCAGAAGAACGGTGGTGGCTGGAGCGAGGTTGCCAAGAAGGGCTCTGCCGTTACCGTTGCGGCTGCTGCTCAACGTGAGGAAGAAGCTGCCAGCTCTGCGTTCAAGGTTGTCGCTCCCCGCAAGAAGGGCAAGCGCTAA
- a CDS encoding Ubiquinol-cytochrome C reductase complex core protein 2, putative, with the protein MLSRSSLSRNAPRAFAAGRRSMASAANPGFQYDVSEASGVKVANREVEGPTGTLALVAKAGSRYQPFPGFSDALDRFAFKTTLKRSALRITRETELLGGEISSTHSRENIVLRTKFLSKDLPYFTELLAEVATQTKFADHELNEVVSKLLKYKQQAVHSNPETVAIDAAHGVAFHRGLGASITPSQSSPYEKYVSGDALAEFAQSAYSKSNIALVASGPNSAEVTKWVGQFFKDTPTGNANSKYNVLPSVASKYYGGEQRIASKIGNAVVIAFPGSSAFGTAGYKAEASVLAALLGGESTIKWTPGFSLLSQATKGFSQLRVSTQNNAYSDAGLFTVTLSGQADQVGAASKNVVDALKKAAAGEVASEDIQKAIALAKFRALESVQTLETGLEATGSGLVHGNKPYQINEIAQALEKVTEQQVKEVANTFLTGKATLVSVGDIHQLPFAEDLGLTV; encoded by the exons ATGCTGTCGCGGTCTTCCCTCAGCCGAAATGCGCCGCGTGCGTTCGCCGCCGGCCGTCGGTCCATGGCCTCCGCTGCTAACCCGGGCTTCCAATATGATGTCTCCGAAGCTTCCGGCGTGAAGGTCGCCAACCGTGAAGTTGAGGGCCCTACTGGTACCCTCGCTCTGGTTGCGAAGGCTGGTTCCCGTTACCAGCCCTTCCCTGGTTTCTCTGATGCTCTCGACCGTTTCGCTTTCAAG ACTACCCTCAAGCGGTCTGCACTGCGGATCACCCGGGAGACTGAGCTGCTGGGCGGTGAAATCTCGTCGACACACTCGCGCGAAAACATTGTCCTCCGGACCAAGTTCCTCTCCAAGGATCTTCCCTACTTCACAGAGTTGCTTGCCGAGGTTGCTACCCAGACCAAGTTCGCAG ACCACGAGTTGAACGAGGTTGTCAGCAAGCTCCTCAAGTACAAGCAGCAGGCCGTTCACTCCAACCCGGAGACCGTTGCTATTGATGCCGCCCACGGTGTTGCTTTCCACCGCGGCCTGGGCGCCTCCATCACCCCCTCCCAGTCTTCCCCTTACGAGAAGTACGTCTCCGGCGATGCCCTGGCTGAGTTTGCTCAGAGCGCCTACTCCAAGTCCAACATCGCTCTTGTTGCTAGCGGCCCCAACTCCGCTGAGGTCACCAAGTGGGTTGGCCAGTTCTTCAAGGACACACCCACCGGCAACGCCAACAGCAAATACAACGTTCTGCCCTCCGTCGCCTCCAAGTACTACGGTGGTGAGCAGCGCATTGCCTCCAAGATCGGCAACGCTGTTGTGATCGCCTTCCCCGGTTCCAGCGCTTTCGGCACCGCGGGCTACAAGGCCGAGGCTTCCGTTCTCGCTGCTCTTCTGGGAGGCGAGTCCACTATCAAGTGGACCCCCGGCTTCTCCCTTCTGTCCCAGGCTACCAAGGGCTTCAGCCAGCTCCGCGTTTCTACTCAGAACAACGCCTACTCCGATGCTGGTCTTTTCACCGTTACCCTGTCCGGCCAGGCCGACCAGGTCGGTGCCGCCAGCAAGAACGTTGTCGATGCCCTCAAGAAGGCCGCCGCCGGTGAGGTCGCCTCTGAGGACATCCAGAAGGCCATTGCTCTCGCCAAGTTCCGCGCTCTGGAGTCTGTCCAGACCCTCGAGACCGGTCTTGAGGCTACCGGCTCCGGCCTCGTCCACGGCAACAAGCCCTACCAGATCAACGAGATTGCTCAGGCTCTCGAGAAGGTCACCGAGCAGCAGGTCAAGGAG GTCGCCAACACTTTCCTGACTGGCAAGGCCACCCTCGTTAGCGTGGGTGACATCCACCAGCTTCCTTTCGCCGAGGACCTCGGTTTGACCGTTTAA
- a CDS encoding Cell division protein GTP binding produces MRPIPDLPFSRKSSDHPSSLSLDRTATPATFFLSRSPHVADHDSNVSLDSPEDVKENVYGVQSLDASLSLSEFKSLPRDHSADGLKQETDDLESHLAQRRSKLKPLNSGTVESSDCASPIHTVSRPLTPLTLGIPDDSCSLPGSPKSISNQSFRPLDDMSITDEINSLAVGSGDEDEMPHGSPFLAPGGASQLIMPSIKMPSRRPFTERGKAMGRFKVLLAGSPGSGKTSLIKSIVQTCDDIVHVDTIPQGTSSGRRRPSRPRSRGALTTTTEIYASTKPYPPWWSDLEDSRVLQRRRSIGEIVLERNLCFVDTPATNLSPAGQGDAIGQYMRQQFFRATNALSGSSVDFQNLLAGNGGSQVDAILYLISYHTLSTDVECIRKLCELSNVIPIVPKSDTLTPTQITNLKLRFHEQAREAGIKPFLFGDSPNGLDRLGSLPPYAVSSAKAIDTETMDASTLMSPDYVQPLVSSELDALVDKIFDRDNLAWMRHSAAKKLLRHCRDSYPIPPSMPLPNAQPGPATSGSAYASSNWRSVSGTSISSGSPPGYAMARIADYTRHEEHMAQVRLAQWATDLQRSLRNERDRYNSLARGERAVWLTERLGECVVDGSLVPISQTTGFCGLHGPIGEKSPGKFQAMHSHTGSGAYRFATFSPRDPLGVISWIDDLGHRSWMLVQIVGTVGVVGGLALWLARNWGLPTHSLSDLRVDYWCGTIER; encoded by the exons ATGAGACCTATTCCGGACCTCCCATTCTCTCGCAAATCCTCAGATCATCCCTCATCTTTATCCCTCGATCGCACTGCCACCCCTGCGACCTTCTTCTTATCGCGCAGTCCACATGTCGCGGATCATGATTCCAATGTATCGTTAGATAGCCCCGAGGATGTCAAAGAGAATGTGTATGGAGTACAAAGCCTAGATGCCTCTCTGTCCCTATCAGAATTCAAATCCTTGCCCCGCGATCACTCCGCAGACGGCCTGAAGCAGGAGACCGACGATTTAGAATCGCACCTCGCACAACGCCGGTCAAAATTGAAGCCACTAAATTCAGGCACCGTGGAATCCTCTGATTGTGCATCTCCCATTCATACAGTGTCTCGGCCCTTAACCCCGCTTACGTTGGGCATCCCTGATGACTCATGCTCGCTGCCTGGCAGTCCCAAATCTATATCCAACCAGTCCTTTCGGCCACTCGATGATATGTCTATCACGGATGAAATTAACAGTCTAGCTGTCGGATCTGGAGATGAGGACGAAATGCCCCATGGGTCTCCATTTTTGGCCCCAGGTGGGGCCTCCCAGCTTATCATGCCAAGCATCAAAATGCCTAGTCGGCGACCGTTCACCGAGCGAGGAAAAGCGATGGGTCGATTCAAGGTTCTTTTGGCTGGCTCTCCTG GTTCTGGTAAGACCTCGTTGATCAAGTCTATCGTTCAGACATGCGACGATATTGTACATGTCGATACCATCCCACAGGGGACATCTTCGGGACGTCGCAGACCTTCCCGGCCCCGGTCTCGGGGGGCATTGACTACCACTACGGAAATTTATGCGAGCACAAAACCTTATCCTCCATGGTGGTCGGATCTGGAAGATTCACGCGTGCTCCAGCGGCGAAGAAGCATCGGGGAAATCGTGTTAGAGAGGAACCTCTGTTTTGTGGACACACCCGCAACGAACTTAAGCCCGGCAGGCCAAGGCGACGCCATTGGGCAGTATATGAGACAACAATTCTTCCGTGCGACCAATGCGCTCAGTGGGTCTAGCGTTGATTTCCAAAACCTACTAGCCGGGAATGGTGGATCCCAGGTGGATGCCATCTTATATTTGATTTCCTATC ATACCCTCTCAACAGACGTGGAATGCATCCGCAAACTCTGTGAGCTAAGCAATGTAATCCCAATAGTACCCAAATCAGACACCCTTACACCAACTCAAATCACCAACTTGAAACTCCGCTTCCACGAACAAGCTCGCGAGGCCGGAATCAAACCATTCCTATTCGGTGATTCGCCGAATGGCCTAGACAGGCTCGGATCTCTACCCCCATATGCGGTCTCCTCCGCGAAAGCAATCGACACGGAAACAATGGATGCAAGCACCCTAATGAGTCCAGACTACGTTCAACCTCTCGTGTCCTCCGAACTAGACGCCTTAGTCGACAAAATATTCGATCGTGACAATCTAGCCTGGATGCGCCATTCCGCGGCAAAGAAACTCCTCCGGCACTGTAGAGACTCATATCCGATCCCGCCCTCAATGCCGTTACCCAACGCGCAGCCGGGTCCTGCCACAAGTGGGTCCGCATATGCATCTAGCAACTGGCGTTCCGTCTCGGGAACATCCATCTCGTCCGGCTCCCCGCCGGGCTATGCCATGGCCCGCATCGCAGACTACACCCGACATGAGGAGCATATGGCGCAGGTCCGCCTTGCCCAGTGGGCGACAGACCTACAGCGCAGCTTGCGAAACGAGCGCGATCGATACAACTCGCTGGCTCGCGGGGAGCGCGCCGTATGGCTCACCGAGCGGTTGGGCGAGTGTGTTGTCGATGGGTCGTTGGTACCTATCTCGCAGACCACAGGCTTCTGTGGGTTACATGGCCCCATTGGCGAGAAGAGTCCTGGGAAGTTTCAGGCCATGCACTCGCATACCGGTTCCGGTGCATATCGCTTCGCGACTTTCAGTCCGCGTGACCCGCTTGGCGTGATTAGCTGGATCGACGACCTCGGACACCGGAGCTGGATGCTTGTGCAGATTGTTGGGACTGTAGGGGTTGTCGGTGGGTTGGCGCTCTGGCTTGCGCGCAACTGGGGCTTACCGACGCACAGTCTCTCGGATTTGCGGGTTGATTACTGGTGTGGTACTATTGAACGGTAG
- a CDS encoding MARVEL-like domain, with amino-acid sequence MAFPWLYPIRVVQALFGVIVIGLTGYVVSFFYDGWAYSNTVNFLLFLGCWTAFVAVPYLAIAPLWFPRLTHHYVIPAVEVITMIFWFAGFIAMGAMLPPPRWCHGSACSSLQAATVFGAFEWVLFAVTTYFGIVDVMHHRRGGEKAAHSHVNIGV; translated from the exons ATGGCCTTCCCGTGGCTATACCCCATCCGAGTTGTGCAAGCACTCTTTGGTGTGATCGTGATCGGCTTGACAGGATATG TGGTTTCATTCTTCTATGATGGATGGGCATACTCCAATACTGTcaacttcctcctcttcctcggttgCTGGACTGCCTTTGTTGCAGTGCCCTACCTCGCCATTGCACCATTATGGTTCCCTCGCCTGACACACCACTATGTGATTCCTGCTGTTGAGGTTATCACCATGATCTTCTGGTTTGCCGGGTTTATCGCCATGGGAGCAATGTTGCCTCCGCCGAGGTGGTGTCACGGGAGTGCATGCAGCTCACTCCAGGCAGCAACGGTATTTGGGGCCTTTGAATG GGTGCTTTTTGCAGTCACCACCTATTTTGGTATTGTTGATGTTATGCATCACCGTCGTGGTGGAGAAAAGGCGGCGCATTCGCATGTGAATATTGGAGTCTAA
- a CDS encoding DNA directed RNA polymerase III subunit Rpc82, putative produces MMSQCCAELCMLLIEDNFGELFARIFTVLQRYERLTLPRLKFYARLSDRQLHHGLCAMIQHHLIYHFTSLDDGNTYYEANPQAAYSLVRSGKILQLVESRLGEYAAQVLEAIMMLGHSSIAHLETLPELQSKRQRIPNGISHDEIKPEEEGEDAEDSAATNGDHAVSEKPVRLHPTLKSLASHGYIHRLREAHFQSPNDNWLDASRIIGSRPDVKLMKGKQQAAEIEEKAKEMVKERTEGDLSRGLIYNGIPQGAKRKYNHGNSESNRQAPNGTNGANGDHVEDEEDEENDWSEDEDGLDSIPMDSNLIVRVNYEKLDVALRNTRFLELAEQDAPLASVEIYDCLLRRIEYQTARCRDSYEIPREGEEGEQYSAPIQLSSIVEDIDPHLDLSGCIGPMEPSTVLNRRGKRPLEDDTNGVNSDEHEDEPNGQNRAYEIDQHLSILSQPPLNLTTKHVISGLPTWRVAFRGLSRKLRHLELERMIESRYGDVALRVVRVLHSKGKLDEKRLQEISLLPFKDLRQTLASMQTGGFVDLQEVPRDAQRQPSKTIYLWYYDPDRVCSSILEDTYKAMSRCLQRIKFERSRERDFLEKTERTDVKGHEEEFLSEAELEHLRNWKAKEALLLAEVSRLDDMVAVFRDY; encoded by the exons ATGATGTCCCAG TGCTGTGCCGAGCTCTGTATGCTCTTGATCGAAGACAATTTTGGAGAGCTCTTTGCT CGCATCTTCACCGTCCTTCAACGTTACGAAAGACTGACTCTCCCTCGTTTAAAATTCTATGCTCGTTTGTCAGATCGCCAATTGCACCATGGCCTTTGCGCCATGATCCAGCACCACTTGATCTATCACTTCACATCTCTCGATGACGGCAACACCTACTACGAAGCTAATCCACAAGCCGCATACTCCCTCGTGCGATCGGGAAAGATTCTCCAACTGGTTGAAAGTCGACTAGGGGAATATGCTGCCCAGGTGTTGGAAGCGATCATGATGCTCGGTCACTCTTCGATCGCTCACCTTGAAACGCTTCCCGAACTTCAATCAAAGAGGCAGCGCATTCCGAATGGGATCAGCCACGATGAAATAAAGCccgaggaagaaggagaagacgCAGAGGATTCCGCTGCTACTAACGGCGATCATGCTGTGAGCGAGAAACCGGTGCGCCTTCACCCCACTTTGAAGAGTCTTGCCTCCCATGGGTACATCCATCGCCTTCGAGAGGCACACTTCCAAAGCCCAAACGACAACTGGCTAGATGCTTCCCGAATCATCGGCTCAAGGCCAGATGTCAAATTAATGAAGGGCAAACAGCAAGCGGCGGAGATTGAGGAGAAGGCGAAGGAAATGGTCAAGGAGAGAACTGAAGGAGATTTGAGCCGGGGCCTAATATATAACGGTATCCCTCAAGGCGCCAAAAGAAAATACAATCACGGCAACTCGGAGTCGAATAGGCAGGCGCCGAATGGTACCAACGGTGCCAATGGAGACCATGtagaggatgaggaggacgaggaaaaTGATTGgtccgaagatgaagatggccTTGATTCAATTCCAATGGAT TCTAACCTTATCGTTCGGGTGAACTATGAGAAACTCGACGTGGCACTTCGAAACACGCGGTTCCTTGAGCTGGCTGAGCAAGACGCACCTCTCGCATCAGTGGAGATTTATGACTGTCTGCTTCGACGCATTGAATATCAAACAGCCCGCTGCCGAGACTCTTATGAGATCCCCCGCGAAGGGGAAGAAGGCGAACAATACTCTGCTCCAATCCAACTGAGCTCGATTGTCGAAGACATTGATCCGCACCTGGATCTTTCGGGATGCATTGGCCCAATGGAGCCCTCAACGGTGTTAAACCGACGCGGCAAGCGACCTTTGGAAGATGATACAAATGGCGTGAATAGTGACGAGCACGAAGACGAACCGAACGGGCAAAACCGCGCCTACGAGATCGACCAGCACCTTAGCATTCTCTCACAACCTCCCTTGAACCTTACCACAAAACATGTCATCTCCGGTCTCCCCACGTGGCGAGTTGCATTCCGAGGCCTATCCCGTAAGCTTCGCCATTTAGAACTGGAGCGTATGATCGAGTCGCGGTATGGAGATGTGGCACTGCGGGTGGTCCGCGTCCTGCATTCCAAGGGCAAGCTAGACGAGAAGCGACTCCAGGAAATCAGTCTCTTACCCTTCAAAGACTTGCGTCAGACGCTTGCTAGCATGCAAACCGGAGGGTTTGTAGACTTACAGGAAGTGCCGCGTGACGCACAGCGTCAGCCTTCCAAGACAATCTACTTGTGGTACTACGATCCGGATCGCGTGTGCAGCAGCATTCTGGAGGATACATACAAAGCCATGTCACGATGCCTGCAACGCATCAAATTCGAACGTAGCCGCGAGAGAGATTTCCTCGAAAAGACCGAACGAACTGATGTTAAAGGTCACGAGGAAGAATTCCTCTCGGAGGCCGAATTAGAACATCTTCGCAACTGGAAGGCCAAAGAAGCCTTGCTGCTGGCGGAGGTATCTCGATTGGATGATATGGTTGCTGTTTTCCGTGATTATTGA